One Halovivax ruber XH-70 genomic region harbors:
- a CDS encoding CNNM domain-containing protein, translated as MESIEITARILAGVGLILINAYFVAVEFALTRTRQFSKAEFDADPKLRRAWKMTDDLELYLTTCQIWISGTSIALGIVAEPGLAAVFKPLFENTALASAGAGSLLAFFLINMIHLTHGEQTPTYLGVERSKQVARYAGPLYWFAVAIKPFIVFGDWVAKSTLRLFGVEMTGAWTETEADMIESRADLRNRLGDVLEQGELPDERREEVMNALAVGEQPVRDVMVPPDEIVALSTEADFADNAKRMEDRPQTRYPLVGEDLTDFRGIVYFPIFTRHREELASGDVDFAELAAPPMTLSPDTDVSDAIDQFQTEGQELALVIEDGDVVGLVTVTDLLEAIMGDVEDPLDQDLIE; from the coding sequence ATGGAATCGATCGAGATCACCGCGCGCATTCTCGCCGGTGTCGGACTCATCCTGATCAACGCCTACTTCGTCGCGGTCGAGTTCGCACTGACGCGGACGCGACAGTTCTCGAAGGCGGAGTTCGACGCCGATCCGAAGTTGCGACGGGCGTGGAAGATGACCGACGATCTGGAACTGTACCTGACGACCTGCCAGATCTGGATCTCCGGGACGTCGATCGCGCTGGGGATCGTGGCCGAGCCGGGGCTCGCAGCCGTCTTCAAACCACTCTTCGAAAACACGGCGCTGGCGTCGGCCGGCGCCGGGTCACTGCTCGCGTTCTTCCTGATCAATATGATCCACCTGACCCACGGCGAACAGACGCCCACGTACCTCGGCGTCGAACGCTCGAAACAGGTCGCCCGGTACGCGGGTCCGCTGTACTGGTTCGCCGTCGCCATCAAGCCGTTCATCGTCTTCGGCGACTGGGTGGCCAAGTCGACGCTGCGACTCTTCGGCGTCGAGATGACGGGCGCGTGGACCGAGACCGAAGCGGACATGATCGAATCCCGTGCCGACCTCAGAAACCGGCTCGGTGACGTCCTCGAACAGGGGGAGCTTCCCGACGAACGTCGTGAGGAGGTGATGAACGCACTGGCGGTCGGCGAGCAGCCGGTCCGTGACGTGATGGTGCCGCCCGACGAGATCGTCGCGCTCTCGACGGAGGCCGACTTCGCTGACAACGCGAAGCGGATGGAAGACCGGCCCCAGACCCGCTACCCGCTGGTCGGCGAGGACCTGACGGACTTCCGGGGCATCGTCTATTTCCCGATCTTCACCCGCCATCGGGAGGAACTCGCGAGCGGGGACGTCGATTTCGCGGAACTCGCGGCACCGCCGATGACACTGTCTCCCGATACAGACGTCAGCGACGCCATCGACCAGTTCCAGACCGAGGGCCAGGAGCTTGCACTCGTCATCGAGGACGGCGACGTCGTCGGTCTCGTCACGGTGACCGATCTCCTCGAGGCGATCATGGGCGACGTGGAGGACCCGCTCGATCAGGATCTGATCGAGTAG
- a CDS encoding ribbon-helix-helix protein, CopG family — MRLTVNLDDETSERLEGLSAAEGVSKSQIVRDAIGHYDRLQREWEQVEEERLQWYVRLLASSEHIILDVDHLDTLLDAVEDPEALVPTWRDIGRRHGIEWGSQFDSLEKKLRVLEYCNLFRITALDDEQFALTFNNETEATLIAAFIEGECEELGFDIDIRQIDRKLVVTDRTG; from the coding sequence ATGCGCCTGACCGTCAACCTCGACGACGAGACCAGCGAGCGACTCGAGGGGCTCTCGGCGGCCGAGGGCGTGTCCAAATCGCAGATCGTTCGTGACGCGATCGGCCACTACGATCGGCTCCAGCGGGAGTGGGAGCAGGTCGAAGAGGAACGCCTGCAGTGGTACGTCCGACTGCTCGCCAGTTCCGAGCACATCATCCTCGATGTCGACCACCTCGACACCCTGTTAGACGCCGTCGAGGACCCGGAAGCGCTCGTCCCCACGTGGCGCGACATCGGCCGACGCCACGGCATCGAGTGGGGCAGCCAGTTCGACTCGCTCGAGAAGAAGCTGCGAGTCCTCGAGTACTGCAACCTCTTCCGAATCACCGCGCTCGACGACGAACAGTTCGCGCTGACGTTCAACAACGAGACCGAAGCCACCCTCATCGCCGCGTTCATCGAGGGCGAGTGCGAGGAACTCGGCTTCGACATCGATATCCGCCAGATCGATCGAAAACTCGTCGTGACGGATCGGACGGGATAG